A single genomic interval of Oceanithermus profundus DSM 14977 harbors:
- a CDS encoding metal ABC transporter substrate-binding protein — MKRVLVLLTLLAGLALAERPLAVATIPPYAALARAVLGDGWQVESLVPPGANPHVFSPTPADVKKVARARLVILNGLDLDEWMIDKLVRPNNLQARVYRAEDSTRPLVRPLPSGAPDPHVWTDPIAMTFVVRDLARVAGELDPENAAAYQERARAYERALTELDRTIRVRLAAAPTNRFVAFKNPFTYLVARYGLERVYLITPNPAAQPSPRELAEAAKVLARSGLGYLVAPLQLEGEAERVARTLGVKPALLDLLGQTGDDYLAVWEANGRILARALGAEE; from the coding sequence CCTGCTCACCCTCCTCGCCGGCCTGGCGCTGGCCGAGCGTCCCCTGGCCGTGGCCACGATCCCCCCGTACGCCGCGCTCGCCCGCGCGGTGCTGGGGGACGGCTGGCAGGTGGAAAGCCTGGTGCCACCCGGCGCCAACCCGCACGTCTTCAGCCCCACCCCCGCCGACGTGAAGAAGGTGGCCCGGGCGCGGCTCGTGATCCTGAACGGGCTGGACCTCGACGAGTGGATGATCGACAAGCTGGTGCGCCCCAACAACCTGCAGGCGAGGGTCTACCGCGCCGAGGACTCGACCAGGCCCCTGGTGCGGCCGCTGCCATCGGGCGCGCCCGACCCCCACGTCTGGACCGACCCAATCGCCATGACCTTCGTGGTCCGGGACCTGGCCCGCGTCGCCGGAGAGCTCGACCCCGAGAACGCCGCGGCCTATCAGGAGCGCGCCCGCGCCTACGAACGCGCGCTCACCGAGCTCGACCGGACGATCCGCGTTCGGCTGGCCGCGGCGCCCACGAACCGCTTCGTGGCCTTCAAGAACCCCTTCACCTACCTGGTGGCCCGGTACGGCCTCGAGCGCGTCTATCTGATCACCCCCAACCCCGCGGCCCAGCCCAGCCCCCGCGAGCTGGCCGAGGCGGCGAAGGTGCTCGCACGTAGCGGCCTTGGTTACCTGGTCGCGCCGCTGCAGCTCGAAGGCGAGGCCGAGCGCGTGGCCCGCACCCTGGGCGTGAAGCCGGCGCTCCTCGACCTGCTGGGCCAGACGGGCGACGACTACCTGGCCGTCTGGGAGGCCAACGGGCGCATCCTGGCCCGGGCGCTGGGCGCAGAGGAATGA